A DNA window from Maribellus comscasis contains the following coding sequences:
- a CDS encoding SusC/RagA family TonB-linked outer membrane protein, translating to MKLTVLTILLTVLGTWAKDSYSQSARISLDLENTSIEEVLNKIEEESEFRFFYNATINVDKKVSAKFENRSITVILDEILNEAGIDYKVIGRQITLFPSEPKTQTTFQQTSLSGKVTDSEGVPLPGVTVIFKGTTNGTVTNPDGQYTLSSIPENAILLFSFVGMKTQEIPVGNQTNINVVMQEDAIGIGEVVAIGYGTQKKADLTGAVANMKAEDLNIESNTNIVRALQGKIAGVEIVSTGGDPGNSSSVMIRGVGTFNNNTPLYIVDGMYMDNINFLNPNDIESIDVLKDASSAAIYGSRAANGVIIVTTKSGSDTSGTPTFTASANLGFQDATKKIDVLNADEWINISTISREAAGYSALDMALNPQADVDWQDELMRTGLMQNYNLSAQGGSKNFKYYVGGGYTNQDGIIINTDYERMNIQVKTEFKKGIVTIGENLLVSYEQTSPVTRSVTRAGGIVGAMLNSIPTYSIYNEDNDGGYNGPWGDAITWANPLGIINLQRAERENTKTYVNTYMMVDLPFNFQYKLNVNADLRGNYNYNFTPHYEMGLVSSAYNQMTESRGQTKNTLVENLLTFDKTFGDHKLTVLGGYTFQQSKYRLVSAGGSYMADGITVVDAATETNGGSNETVTALTSILGRVFYSYKNKYLLSATIRRDGSSKFLKNKRYGNFPSFSLGWNISEENFLKDFKPLYQLKLRAGYGVLGNQEVGNYLYSSDVTSNINYLIDGTTMWNGSFPKIFASPSIKWENTEMTNIGLDVAFFNNQLTGTVEYYVKNTTDILLNVPIPISTGAGNDPLKNAGQIRNKGLEIMAGWNDFVSEDLSYSLNFVASTVNNEVVKMGTGDQVIWSGTPNQSGANTTKSLQGYPIGGFWLIETDGLFQSQAEVDAHSKDGVLIQPNAKPGDIRFKDANGDGKINDDDRVYKGSPFPEFTLGFNGSVNWKNFDLSLGLQSSFGAKIYNSMRPDLEDVSKGTNYSSATLNAWSEDNTNTSFPRLIWGDPNQNARTDSDRFLESGDYLRITNLQFGYNIPQSIVPYFETARIYVNADNLYTFTNYSGFTPDVNSSSALERGVDRYSYPLPRTITIGVNVSF from the coding sequence ATGAAACTAACAGTACTAACTATTCTGCTAACAGTATTAGGAACCTGGGCAAAAGATTCCTACTCTCAATCTGCCAGAATTTCCCTTGATCTTGAAAACACTTCGATAGAAGAGGTATTAAATAAAATAGAAGAGGAAAGTGAATTCAGGTTTTTTTACAACGCCACAATAAACGTAGACAAAAAGGTATCTGCAAAGTTTGAAAACAGATCAATTACAGTTATTCTGGATGAAATCTTGAACGAAGCCGGGATTGACTATAAAGTTATAGGCAGGCAGATTACTCTTTTTCCCAGCGAACCCAAAACGCAAACTACCTTTCAGCAAACGTCTTTGTCGGGAAAAGTCACTGATTCAGAAGGAGTCCCACTACCTGGTGTAACCGTTATTTTTAAGGGGACCACCAATGGAACTGTTACCAACCCCGACGGGCAATACACACTCAGCAGTATTCCGGAGAATGCCATTCTTCTGTTTTCTTTTGTTGGTATGAAAACACAGGAAATTCCTGTTGGGAATCAGACCAATATTAATGTTGTAATGCAGGAAGATGCTATCGGAATTGGCGAAGTTGTTGCCATTGGATACGGAACACAGAAAAAGGCCGATTTAACGGGGGCCGTTGCAAATATGAAAGCTGAAGATCTCAACATTGAAAGTAACACAAATATCGTTCGGGCTCTTCAAGGTAAAATTGCGGGGGTGGAAATTGTTTCTACAGGTGGCGACCCCGGGAATAGTTCAAGTGTTATGATTCGTGGTGTTGGTACCTTTAATAACAACACGCCTTTGTATATTGTCGATGGAATGTACATGGATAACATTAATTTTTTGAATCCTAACGACATCGAATCAATCGATGTGCTCAAAGATGCATCATCTGCAGCTATTTACGGTTCAAGAGCAGCCAACGGAGTTATTATTGTAACCACAAAAAGCGGTTCGGATACTTCCGGGACACCTACTTTTACAGCATCGGCAAATCTTGGATTTCAGGATGCAACAAAAAAAATAGATGTACTAAATGCTGATGAGTGGATTAATATTAGTACGATTTCAAGAGAGGCAGCTGGCTATTCTGCTCTTGATATGGCTCTAAATCCGCAGGCTGATGTCGATTGGCAGGACGAACTGATGAGAACCGGATTGATGCAGAATTATAATCTGTCGGCACAGGGAGGGAGTAAAAACTTTAAGTACTATGTTGGCGGAGGTTATACAAATCAGGACGGGATTATTATTAATACGGATTATGAACGTATGAATATCCAGGTTAAAACCGAGTTTAAAAAAGGGATTGTAACCATCGGTGAAAACCTTTTGGTATCGTACGAGCAAACAAGCCCCGTTACGCGTTCGGTAACCAGGGCAGGAGGTATTGTAGGAGCAATGTTAAACTCAATACCAACATACAGTATTTATAACGAAGATAATGACGGTGGGTATAACGGACCATGGGGGGATGCAATTACCTGGGCTAATCCTTTGGGAATTATAAATTTGCAAAGGGCTGAGAGGGAAAACACCAAGACATATGTAAATACGTATATGATGGTTGACCTCCCGTTTAATTTTCAATATAAATTAAATGTGAATGCCGATTTAAGGGGGAATTACAATTACAACTTCACCCCTCATTATGAAATGGGTTTAGTTTCAAGTGCTTATAATCAAATGACAGAAAGCCGCGGGCAAACTAAAAATACCCTGGTTGAAAATCTGTTGACTTTTGACAAAACGTTTGGAGACCATAAATTAACTGTTTTAGGCGGTTACACTTTTCAGCAAAGTAAATACCGGTTAGTAAGTGCGGGAGGTTCATACATGGCTGACGGAATTACCGTGGTTGATGCTGCCACTGAAACAAACGGGGGAAGCAATGAAACGGTTACAGCACTAACATCGATTTTGGGACGTGTTTTTTATTCTTATAAAAATAAATACTTGCTTAGTGCAACAATCCGCAGAGATGGTTCTTCAAAATTTTTGAAAAATAAACGATACGGGAATTTCCCTTCATTTTCTTTAGGATGGAATATTAGCGAAGAAAATTTCCTGAAAGATTTCAAGCCGTTATATCAGCTGAAATTGAGAGCTGGTTATGGGGTTCTTGGAAACCAGGAGGTTGGTAACTATTTGTATTCTTCCGATGTAACCTCCAATATTAATTACCTGATTGATGGAACAACCATGTGGAATGGATCTTTTCCAAAGATTTTTGCTTCACCGTCTATCAAATGGGAGAATACCGAAATGACAAATATTGGATTAGATGTGGCCTTTTTTAATAATCAATTAACAGGAACGGTTGAATACTACGTTAAAAACACTACTGATATTTTGTTAAATGTTCCAATCCCAATTTCAACAGGTGCAGGTAACGATCCATTAAAAAATGCAGGACAAATCAGAAACAAAGGTCTCGAGATTATGGCAGGCTGGAACGATTTTGTTTCTGAGGATCTGAGTTACTCACTCAACTTTGTTGCAAGTACTGTAAATAACGAGGTTGTGAAAATGGGGACAGGTGACCAGGTAATCTGGAGCGGAACGCCCAACCAATCGGGTGCCAATACTACAAAGTCACTGCAAGGATACCCAATTGGAGGATTCTGGTTAATTGAAACCGATGGTTTGTTTCAGTCGCAGGCAGAAGTGGATGCGCACAGTAAAGATGGTGTATTGATTCAACCCAACGCCAAACCCGGAGATATTCGTTTTAAAGATGCCAACGGCGATGGTAAAATTAATGACGACGATCGTGTTTACAAAGGTTCCCCATTCCCTGAATTTACCTTAGGTTTTAACGGTTCGGTTAACTGGAAAAACTTTGATTTATCTCTGGGATTACAATCGAGTTTTGGTGCGAAAATATACAATTCGATGCGTCCCGATCTTGAAGATGTAAGTAAAGGGACGAACTATTCAAGTGCGACACTGAATGCCTGGAGTGAAGACAATACAAATACTTCTTTCCCAAGGTTGATTTGGGGGGATCCAAATCAAAATGCACGAACCGATTCTGACCGTTTTCTTGAAAGTGGCGATTATCTGCGTATTACAAACCTGCAGTTCGGATACAATATTCCTCAATCGATAGTGCCGTATTTCGAAACAGCAAGAATATATGTTAATGCTGACAATTTGTACACATTTACAAATTACTCAGGTTTTACACCCGATGTGAATAGTTCAAGTGCCTTGGAACGCGGTGTTGACCGATACAGTTATCCGTTGCCACGGACAATAACAATAGGGGTAAATGTTTCATTTTAA